Proteins found in one candidate division WOR-3 bacterium genomic segment:
- the tatC gene encoding twin-arginine translocase subunit TatC, which translates to MSETHPFLDHLEELRRRIFYSLITLAVAAVVAFFFSDRVLELLTRPVPKLVFLSPSEAFVVKLKVALASGLFLAAPLIFYQFWRFVRPALLRHEVKYVVWAVAVSTVFFLGGVGFAYFIVVPVAMKFLLSFATPKLEPMLSIDRYFSTVAAFLLACGVVFQLPVVSFFLTKLGIITPRTLVKQHRIAIVVIFVVAAILSPPDVFSQILMAIPLFVLYEASILASFLARSKPKQAGG; encoded by the coding sequence ATGTCTGAAACTCACCCATTCCTTGACCACTTAGAGGAACTGCGCCGCCGCATCTTCTACTCGCTCATCACTCTGGCTGTTGCCGCGGTCGTCGCCTTCTTCTTCTCCGACCGCGTGCTGGAGCTACTAACCCGGCCGGTCCCGAAGCTCGTTTTCCTTTCTCCGTCCGAAGCGTTCGTAGTCAAACTCAAGGTTGCACTGGCCTCCGGTCTGTTTCTTGCCGCACCTCTAATCTTCTACCAATTCTGGCGCTTTGTCCGACCGGCCCTGCTCCGGCATGAGGTGAAATACGTTGTCTGGGCCGTTGCAGTCTCGACGGTGTTTTTCCTGGGCGGTGTCGGCTTCGCCTACTTCATCGTCGTGCCGGTCGCGATGAAATTTCTGCTAAGCTTCGCCACCCCGAAGCTCGAGCCCATGCTCTCCATTGACCGCTACTTCAGCACGGTGGCCGCTTTCCTCTTGGCTTGCGGGGTTGTGTTTCAGTTACCAGTGGTTTCGTTCTTCCTGACCAAGCTCGGTATCATCACTCCCCGCACACTAGTCAAGCAGCACCGAATTGCCATTGTCGTCATCTTCGTAGTTGCGGCCATCCTGAGTCCGCCCGATGTATTCAGCCAGATTCTTATGGCCATACCACTCTTTGTGTTATACGAGGCCAGCATCCTCGCCTCATTTCTTGCCCGGTCCAAACCGAAGCAAGCCGGCGGATAG
- a CDS encoding sigma 54-interacting transcriptional regulator — translation MAEKAQVSELLDEARTLVQTRPEQAMVLTQQALEQAQATGNQRAEADALALAGMLFGLRGELDAAADRLGRALALCEALGDDAGAANSCNNLCMVCRERGELDRAMALAQRCLAKMEQLRDRHGVASAYLNIGLIHADLGDWDRALENYFRALAEKEGTEDRKNVALYYNNIGELYMLRGKLDRANFFLARALETAQLSGSSWVQAEVLGTMGEVAFRAGDRARAQSLYEQDEAICRKSGDRDELAEVLRRRAELDIARGEPLEARVRLDQAETLCRETGSKREQGNVLRTKALLALLENDSAAAERYAEESARVLRSLGRNYELACSLVVLARAAPSRQDALREAQTIFENLGAVGSAAEARELAEQTHALPKVEVRKRADKFPGVVGVDTTLAGVFETIERAARTRASVLILGESGTGKEVVARTLHRLSDRADRPFVAVNCAAIPETLLESELFGVERGTATGVSQREGKFETAQGGTIFLDEVGDMSLSLQAKLLRVLQDRTFERVGGRRLIEVDVRIVAATNKDLEQAMAEGRFRRDLFYRLNVITVSLPPLRERTQDIPELVRLFIRRVSEEYSKPVRGVTDDCLACLVGYSWPGNIRELENVIERGVILARGEFVTAADLPASVRKAVANGEGMAQSWQTARRKAASTAGAGVERQAVEEALKSTGWVVKRAADRLGISRRQLYRIIQRYGLKRPE, via the coding sequence ATGGCCGAGAAGGCTCAGGTCAGCGAGCTACTGGACGAAGCTAGGACCCTTGTCCAGACCCGGCCAGAACAAGCGATGGTCTTGACCCAGCAGGCACTCGAACAAGCGCAGGCAACTGGAAACCAGCGGGCTGAGGCAGATGCACTTGCACTGGCCGGTATGCTGTTCGGGCTCCGTGGCGAACTGGACGCAGCCGCGGACCGGCTGGGACGGGCACTTGCGTTATGCGAAGCGCTTGGAGACGACGCTGGCGCGGCAAACTCATGCAATAACCTGTGTATGGTGTGCCGGGAAAGGGGCGAGCTTGACCGAGCCATGGCGCTGGCCCAACGGTGTCTTGCGAAAATGGAACAACTCAGGGACCGGCACGGCGTGGCCTCGGCCTACCTGAACATCGGACTGATTCACGCGGACTTGGGCGACTGGGACCGGGCACTGGAAAATTACTTCCGGGCCCTAGCCGAGAAAGAGGGAACCGAGGACCGCAAGAACGTTGCACTCTACTACAACAACATCGGCGAGCTTTATATGCTCCGGGGCAAGCTGGACCGGGCTAATTTTTTCTTGGCGCGGGCATTAGAGACAGCCCAGTTATCAGGTTCTTCCTGGGTTCAGGCTGAAGTATTGGGCACGATGGGCGAGGTCGCGTTTCGGGCCGGTGACCGGGCCCGGGCCCAGTCGCTCTACGAGCAGGATGAGGCGATATGCCGCAAGTCTGGAGACCGTGACGAACTTGCCGAGGTACTGCGCCGAAGAGCTGAGCTTGACATCGCGCGGGGCGAGCCGCTTGAAGCCCGTGTCAGACTTGACCAGGCCGAGACGCTCTGCCGTGAGACCGGGTCAAAGCGGGAACAGGGGAACGTGCTTCGTACGAAGGCGCTGCTGGCACTACTGGAAAACGACAGTGCGGCGGCAGAGCGATATGCCGAGGAAAGTGCCAGGGTCCTCAGGTCACTTGGCCGGAACTACGAACTGGCGTGCTCGCTTGTTGTTCTGGCTCGGGCTGCGCCTAGCCGGCAGGATGCCCTGCGTGAAGCGCAGACGATATTTGAGAACTTGGGCGCAGTCGGCTCCGCGGCTGAAGCGCGCGAGCTGGCAGAGCAGACTCACGCCCTGCCGAAGGTTGAGGTCCGGAAGCGGGCAGATAAGTTTCCCGGAGTAGTCGGCGTGGATACAACGCTGGCCGGAGTGTTTGAGACAATTGAGCGCGCTGCTCGGACTAGGGCAAGCGTGCTCATCCTCGGCGAGTCCGGGACTGGCAAGGAAGTCGTCGCCAGAACTCTACACCGGCTCTCAGACCGGGCCGACCGACCATTCGTGGCCGTGAACTGCGCGGCGATACCGGAAACGCTCCTGGAAAGCGAGCTGTTCGGAGTAGAAAGGGGCACCGCAACTGGCGTGAGTCAGCGTGAAGGTAAGTTTGAGACCGCCCAGGGCGGCACGATATTCCTGGACGAAGTCGGAGATATGTCACTGAGCCTGCAGGCCAAGTTGCTCAGAGTTCTACAGGACCGTACGTTCGAGCGGGTCGGCGGCCGCAGACTGATTGAGGTGGACGTGCGCATCGTTGCGGCCACGAACAAGGACCTTGAGCAGGCAATGGCAGAAGGAAGATTTCGGCGCGACCTTTTCTACCGGTTGAACGTCATCACTGTCTCGCTGCCGCCGTTGCGGGAGCGGACTCAGGACATTCCGGAGCTCGTACGACTCTTCATCCGAAGAGTAAGTGAAGAGTACTCAAAGCCGGTACGTGGGGTAACCGATGACTGTCTTGCCTGCCTTGTCGGATACTCCTGGCCCGGCAACATCCGCGAGCTCGAGAACGTAATTGAGCGGGGCGTGATTCTAGCCCGGGGTGAGTTCGTAACTGCAGCCGACCTACCGGCCAGCGTCCGCAAGGCGGTCGCCAACGGCGAGGGGATGGCGCAGAGCTGGCAGACAGCAAGACGAAAGGCCGCGTCTACTGCCGGAGCTGGGGTCGAACGCCAGGCAGTTGAAGAAGCGCTCAAGTCAACCGGCTGGGTCGTGAAACGGGCTGCCGATCGGCTCGGCATCAGCCGCCGGCAGTTATATAGAATAATACAGAGGTACGGCCTGAAGCGGCCGGAATAG